Genomic segment of Bacteroidota bacterium:
CAGTATAATTATTAAATATATCATTAGCATAATTCGCACAATTGTCAGCAATTACCATTTTCTTAAAAAGTCCCCATAAGATCTGGCGAGTTCCATCAACTGCTTTAGAATAATCAAATATTCTTTTTTTGTAAAATTGAGGCAATAAATTAGTTGCTCTTTCAATAGGTCCAGCAACAAGCTGAGGGAAAAAACTTACAAAAGTGAAAAATGAAATAATATCTTTTGTTGGTTCAAGTTTTCGCTTATAAACATCTATTGAATAACTTAGAGTTTGAAAGGTATAAAAGCTTATTCCAACAGGTAAAATAATATTTAAACGAGAAATTTCAATATGGGATCCCAGTAAAGTAAATGCTTCTGAAAATGATTCAGCAAAGAAATCAAAATATTTAAAAAAACCAAGAAATCCAAGATTGACAAAAATACTTATTAGTAATAAAAGTAACCTTTTGGATTTCTCAGCAGTTTTTGATAAGCCTCTGCCAACCAGATAATCTACAAATGAACTAAAGATTATAAGAGACAAAAATCTCCAATCCCACCAACCATAAAACACATAACTAGCTATTAAAAGAAAGCTATTTTGAATTTTAATGTTTTTACTTACTACAGACCAATATAGCAAGAATACAATGGGTAAAAATATTGCAAACTCTATTGAATTAAA
This window contains:
- a CDS encoding MBOAT family protein, coding for MLFNSIEFAIFLPIVFLLYWSVVSKNIKIQNSFLLIASYVFYGWWDWRFLSLIIFSSFVDYLVGRGLSKTAEKSKRLLLLLISIFVNLGFLGFFKYFDFFAESFSEAFTLLGSHIEISRLNIILPVGISFYTFQTLSYSIDVYKRKLEPTKDIISFFTFVSFFPQLVAGPIERATNLLPQFYKKRIFDYSKAVDGTRQILWGLFKKMVIADNCANYANDIFNNYTDYSGSLLLLGVVYFAFQIYGDFSGYSDIAIGTSRLFGFNLKQNFNFPY